The following are encoded in a window of Lacinutrix sp. WUR7 genomic DNA:
- a CDS encoding ribonucleoside-diphosphate reductase subunit alpha, which produces MSNQTKQNTEANLSQEAKTSNYDELINARKEARKEATKQPEIKWLTENSRKFLSSGYLTGDTTPEERIREIAERAEDILKMDGFADKFYGYMAEGYYSLASPVWSNFGKKRGLPISCFGSHIDDDMGDILYTQSEVGMMSKLGGGTSGYFGKLRHRGAPVKNNGESSGAVHIMQLFEKMVDVVSQGSVRRGRFSPYLPIDHSDINEFLEIGTEGNPIQELTHGVTVGDEWMQEMIDGDVDKRAIWAKVLQRRGEIGYPYIFFRDNANNNAADVYKDKNHEIYASNLCTEIMLPTNDRWSFVCVLSSINLLHYDKWKDTDAVETMVYFLDAVLEEFITKLDVYRDSESRDDRQTFMFMEKAYNFAKENRALGLGALGWHSLLQSKNVAFDSTEAFNLNSEIFKTINDKSKSASEELARVFGEPEVLKGYGRRNTTLNAVAPTTSSAFILGQVSQGIEPIWSNIYVKDIAKIKTTIKNPFLVTLLEEKGMNTKEIWNSIRDYDGSVQHLEGLTEHEKEVFKTYSEIDQMSIIYQAANRQNHIDQGQSLNIMVHPDMPVKDINKLYVTAWKLGVKSLYYQHSINAAQQFKQKKECASCEG; this is translated from the coding sequence ATGAGCAACCAAACAAAACAAAACACCGAGGCAAATTTAAGTCAAGAAGCAAAAACTTCTAATTATGACGAATTAATTAACGCTAGAAAAGAGGCCAGAAAAGAAGCCACAAAACAACCAGAGATTAAATGGTTAACCGAAAATAGTCGTAAGTTTTTATCTTCAGGTTACTTAACAGGAGATACCACACCAGAAGAAAGAATTAGAGAAATAGCAGAAAGAGCTGAAGACATTCTTAAAATGGATGGTTTTGCAGACAAGTTCTATGGGTATATGGCAGAAGGTTATTACTCATTAGCTTCACCAGTTTGGTCTAACTTTGGTAAGAAAAGAGGTTTACCTATTAGTTGTTTTGGCTCGCATATAGATGATGATATGGGAGATATCCTATATACGCAGTCGGAAGTAGGAATGATGTCTAAATTAGGAGGTGGTACTTCTGGTTACTTTGGTAAACTACGTCATCGTGGTGCTCCTGTAAAAAATAACGGAGAATCTTCTGGAGCGGTACATATCATGCAGCTTTTTGAAAAAATGGTAGATGTTGTAAGTCAAGGTTCGGTAAGAAGAGGTCGTTTTTCTCCTTATTTGCCAATAGATCACAGTGATATTAACGAGTTTTTAGAGATTGGTACCGAAGGGAATCCTATTCAAGAGTTAACACATGGTGTAACTGTTGGTGATGAGTGGATGCAAGAAATGATTGATGGTGATGTAGACAAAAGAGCAATCTGGGCTAAAGTATTACAACGTAGAGGTGAGATAGGGTATCCTTATATTTTCTTTAGAGATAATGCAAATAATAATGCTGCAGATGTTTATAAAGATAAAAACCATGAAATTTATGCAAGTAATTTGTGTACAGAAATCATGTTGCCAACCAATGATAGATGGTCTTTTGTATGTGTACTTTCTTCTATAAACTTATTGCATTATGATAAGTGGAAAGATACCGATGCTGTAGAAACTATGGTGTACTTTTTAGATGCTGTATTGGAAGAGTTTATTACTAAATTAGATGTATACAGAGACTCAGAGAGTAGAGACGATAGGCAAACATTCATGTTCATGGAAAAAGCTTATAATTTCGCAAAAGAGAATAGAGCTTTAGGTTTAGGTGCTTTAGGATGGCATTCTTTATTACAATCTAAAAATGTAGCTTTTGATAGTACAGAAGCTTTCAATTTAAATAGTGAAATATTTAAAACGATTAACGATAAATCTAAAAGTGCATCTGAAGAATTAGCAAGAGTTTTTGGTGAGCCAGAAGTATTAAAAGGATACGGAAGACGTAATACAACTTTAAACGCGGTAGCTCCAACAACATCTTCAGCATTTATTTTAGGACAAGTATCTCAAGGTATTGAGCCAATTTGGTCTAACATCTATGTAAAGGATATTGCGAAAATTAAAACGACGATTAAAAATCCATTCTTAGTAACTCTTTTAGAGGAAAAAGGAATGAATACAAAAGAAATTTGGAATAGCATTCGTGATTATGATGGTTCGGTACAACATTTAGAAGGACTTACAGAACATGAAAAAGAGGTGTTTAAAACCTACTCTGAAATTGACCAAATGAGTATTATATACCAAGCGGCAAACAGACAAAACCATATCGATCAAGGACAGTCTTTAAATATCATGGTGCATCCAGATATGCCAGTAAAAGACATCAATAAACTATATGTTACTGCTTGGAAGTTAGGTGTTAAGTCTCTATACTACCAACACAGTATCAATGCTGCACAACAGTTTAAGCAAAAGAAAGAATGTGCTAGTTGCGAAGGGTAA
- a CDS encoding inorganic phosphate transporter, whose translation MENIYLYMIIALAILAVADLVVGVSNDAVNFLNSAIGSKAISFKTIMIVASLGVAVGAVFSSGMMEVARKGIFNPGEFMFNEIMIIFMAVMITDILLLDFFNTIGMPTSTTVSIVFELLGAAVAMALIKIGHDGGNFDDVVNYINTSKASQIIFGIILSVVVAFSIGAIVQWFSRLLLSYNFEKKANWVGALFGGLALTAITYFIFMKGLKGTSYANQPFDLLGGDTMKDFLEHQVFYIIIVSSIIWSLLAFAAITLFKTNIYKLIIIVGTFALALAFAGNDLVNFIGVPIAAYNAFTEWTASGLAANAFPMDVLAEKVPTNNLLLFIAGIIMVLTIWFSTKAKNVVKTSLDLSSQSETKERFQPNFLSRGFVRVAIGMSQMSSYILPEAWQAKIDKQFEVPVIKISKDKVHELPAFDMVRAAVNLMVAAVLISLATSYKLPLSTTYVTFMVAMGTSLADRAWGAESAVYRVAGVLNVIGGWFFTAFSAFVAAALVAYLLNLNLQVMFPLLLVAAFGLLLRNYIAHNKKSKEEKAEDTLTKAESSSVQGVIHESASNIASVVKRGNRIYTNAVKGLAKQDLALLKKNKKQVIKLSDEVDELRDNIFYFIKNLDESSIGASNFYINILGYLQDMTQSLEYISRVSHKHINNNHKKLKFNQIKELKQVDDKVEVLFNDIKDAFDSGSFEKIGAILNEKTEVYDLVKQKIQAQVARTRTEESSPKNTTLYFGLLLETKDLLNATMNLLEEYHGAHDSSIKPAVIAEEDTEQE comes from the coding sequence ATGGAAAATATATATTTATATATGATTATTGCTCTTGCTATTTTGGCGGTTGCCGATTTAGTGGTGGGAGTAAGTAATGATGCTGTAAACTTTTTAAATTCAGCAATCGGTTCTAAGGCAATTTCATTCAAAACTATTATGATAGTAGCGAGTTTAGGAGTTGCAGTTGGTGCTGTTTTTTCAAGCGGAATGATGGAAGTTGCGCGTAAAGGAATTTTCAACCCTGGAGAATTCATGTTTAATGAAATCATGATTATTTTCATGGCAGTAATGATTACAGATATTCTACTCTTAGATTTCTTTAATACTATTGGTATGCCAACCTCAACTACAGTATCCATTGTATTTGAGTTATTAGGAGCTGCCGTTGCCATGGCTTTAATAAAAATTGGTCATGATGGTGGAAATTTTGATGATGTAGTAAACTATATTAACACTTCTAAAGCATCTCAAATAATATTCGGAATTATACTCTCCGTCGTCGTCGCATTTTCCATTGGTGCGATAGTGCAATGGTTTTCAAGACTACTATTATCTTATAATTTTGAAAAGAAAGCAAATTGGGTAGGCGCATTATTTGGCGGATTAGCACTTACTGCAATCACCTACTTTATTTTCATGAAAGGTTTAAAAGGTACTTCGTATGCCAACCAACCATTTGATCTTTTAGGTGGAGACACAATGAAAGACTTCTTAGAGCATCAAGTATTTTATATTATAATTGTAAGTTCTATAATTTGGTCTTTATTAGCTTTTGCTGCCATTACCTTATTTAAAACAAACATTTATAAGCTAATTATTATTGTAGGTACTTTTGCATTAGCACTTGCTTTTGCAGGAAATGATTTAGTAAATTTTATTGGTGTACCAATTGCTGCTTATAATGCATTTACAGAATGGACTGCTTCTGGTTTAGCTGCAAATGCTTTCCCTATGGATGTGTTAGCAGAAAAAGTACCAACAAATAACTTGTTGCTTTTTATAGCTGGTATAATCATGGTATTAACCATCTGGTTTTCAACAAAAGCAAAAAACGTTGTAAAAACATCTTTAGACTTATCTAGCCAAAGCGAAACTAAAGAACGTTTTCAACCTAACTTTTTATCTCGAGGATTTGTAAGAGTAGCAATAGGGATGTCTCAAATGTCTTCTTATATACTACCAGAAGCATGGCAAGCAAAAATTGATAAACAATTTGAAGTACCAGTAATAAAAATATCTAAAGATAAGGTGCATGAATTACCTGCTTTCGATATGGTTCGTGCTGCTGTAAATTTAATGGTTGCCGCGGTATTAATATCTTTAGCAACTTCTTACAAATTACCACTTTCTACAACATACGTAACTTTTATGGTTGCTATGGGTACTTCTTTAGCAGATAGAGCTTGGGGAGCAGAAAGCGCAGTATATAGAGTAGCTGGTGTTTTAAATGTAATTGGAGGTTGGTTCTTTACCGCTTTTAGTGCTTTTGTTGCTGCTGCTTTAGTTGCCTACTTACTAAACTTAAACCTACAAGTAATGTTTCCTTTATTATTGGTAGCTGCTTTTGGTTTATTATTAAGAAACTATATAGCACACAATAAAAAGAGCAAAGAAGAAAAAGCAGAAGACACCTTAACTAAAGCAGAAAGTAGTTCTGTACAAGGAGTAATTCACGAAAGTGCAAGTAATATTGCAAGTGTTGTAAAACGTGGAAACAGAATATATACCAATGCGGTTAAAGGTCTAGCAAAACAAGATTTAGCATTACTTAAAAAGAATAAGAAACAAGTTATTAAGCTTTCTGATGAAGTAGATGAACTTAGAGATAACATCTTCTATTTTATTAAAAACTTAGACGAATCTAGTATTGGAGCAAGTAACTTTTACATAAACATTTTAGGTTATTTACAAGATATGACGCAGTCTTTAGAATACATTTCTAGAGTAAGTCATAAACACATTAATAACAATCATAAGAAACTTAAATTCAATCAAATTAAAGAATTGAAACAAGTAGATGATAAAGTAGAAGTTTTATTTAATGATATTAAAGATGCTTTCGATTCTGGTTCTTTTGAAAAAATTGGAGCGATTCTAAATGAGAAGACCGAAGTATACGATTTAGTAAAACAAAAGATTCAAGCGCAAGTTGCTAGAACACGTACGGAAGAATCTAGTCCGAAAAACACAACGCTTTATTTCGGATTGTTATTAGAAACAAAAGATCTACTAAACGCTACTATGAATTTATTAGAAGAATATCACGGTGCACATGATAGTAGTATAAAACCTGCTGTAATTGCCGAAGAAGACACAGAACAGGAATAA
- a CDS encoding toxin-antitoxin system YwqK family antitoxin, with amino-acid sequence MKKILTVAILLFTMVSFAQNGKSIKFNEDTNLFEATYFHDNGIVSQTGFFTADGKLQGEWLSFDSKGVKTASANYNNGDKEGKWFFWNDNTLNEVDYSNNAITSVNEWSNKSTLAITD; translated from the coding sequence ATGAAAAAGATATTAACTGTAGCAATATTATTATTTACAATGGTAAGTTTTGCTCAAAATGGAAAAAGTATAAAATTTAACGAAGACACTAATTTATTTGAAGCAACATATTTTCATGATAACGGAATAGTTAGCCAGACTGGTTTTTTTACAGCAGATGGTAAACTTCAAGGGGAATGGTTAAGTTTTGATTCGAAAGGAGTAAAAACCGCTTCTGCTAATTACAATAATGGTGATAAAGAAGGGAAATGGTTTTTTTGGAATGATAATACTTTAAATGAAGTAGATTATAGTAATAACGCCATTACTAGCGTTAATGAATGGTCTAATAAATCTACGCTAGCAATTACAGATTAA
- a CDS encoding TonB-dependent receptor, translated as MKNSKYLISILILFISCIAFAQTGKVAGIVMDGDFSEPLAFANILVKGTTTGTASDFDGKYDLDLSEGTHTLIFSFVGYNTQEITDVVISADEVVTLDVTLSANTLEMVVVSTSIKRNTENAVLNFQKKSANLLDGLSAQTIKKTGASNIASAVKSVPGVSVEGGKYVYVRGLGDRYTKSILNGVDIPGLDPDRNTIPMDIFPTNIIDNVIVIKSAAAEYPADFTGGIVNVVTKDFPTKEEYSVSLGASYNPNMHLKDSYLNYNGSKSDFLGYDNGARNRPINRYQPIPGTFENKQLLTSLTSRFDSQLGAEAENSGVNYDFGFTLGNQYEVGDNNKIGYQASLSYKNKTTLYEDTKDGSYTRHSENTFNGLVIDRTVEGTIGQNEVLLNGLVGLAYKTDKSKYKLTALHIQNGESTAGKFDQVISEAQNGSGLLDGTNDVLLYTERSITNFAVAGDHSLDANSDIKLDWVFSPSFSRVLDKDHRTTPLRILENAGNTEYQIDASSVGSPLRVWRTLSEESWVGNVNLSKKYELFNRPAKLKVGGGYTFKYRDFSTDQYIFDVTNQTVLNGDVNTLLAEENLWTPASQEGTFLDPNNAFDAKNAYEGEYNVGSLYISNEFNPTEKLKAIIGLRTEKFDLYYTGVTNAGAVVGENTIDAFDFFPSANLIYAVSDKTNFRGSYSRTTARPSFKEASTAQVYDPTTNRFFIGGLDNNTFDNVKPSYINNFDLRYEVFREKGQMIAVSGFYKDFKDPIELVSFPQASNQITVTNTGDARVLGAEVEFRQALGFIANALEHLRFNANVSVIDSKLKMTDKEYGTRLAAARAGENIKDTRNMQGQSPLLINVGLDYGNDEKAFRAGLYYNVQGKTLEVVGNGYVTDVYTKPFHSLNFTLNKAFGKDKNSAIDFKVSNLLGSDRESVYESYKAADQIYQLRSPGTEISLGYSYKF; from the coding sequence ATGAAAAACTCAAAATATCTTATCAGCATACTAATCCTATTTATATCTTGCATTGCTTTTGCGCAAACTGGTAAAGTAGCTGGTATTGTAATGGATGGCGATTTTTCCGAACCTCTTGCATTTGCAAATATTTTAGTAAAAGGAACAACTACTGGTACTGCTTCAGATTTTGATGGTAAGTATGATTTGGATTTAAGCGAAGGAACGCACACTTTAATCTTTTCTTTTGTAGGGTATAATACCCAAGAAATTACAGATGTTGTGATTAGCGCTGACGAAGTAGTAACACTAGATGTCACTCTGTCTGCCAATACTTTAGAAATGGTTGTTGTATCCACATCGATTAAAAGAAATACCGAAAATGCAGTATTAAATTTTCAAAAAAAATCTGCCAACTTATTAGATGGTCTTTCTGCGCAAACTATTAAAAAAACGGGTGCAAGTAATATTGCTTCTGCAGTAAAAAGCGTACCTGGAGTTTCTGTAGAAGGCGGTAAATATGTTTATGTTCGTGGTCTTGGTGATCGTTATACTAAATCTATTTTAAATGGCGTAGATATTCCTGGTTTAGATCCAGATAGAAATACAATTCCAATGGATATTTTTCCAACAAACATTATCGATAATGTTATTGTAATTAAATCTGCAGCAGCAGAATATCCAGCAGATTTTACAGGTGGTATTGTTAATGTGGTTACTAAAGATTTTCCAACAAAAGAAGAATACTCTGTTTCTCTTGGCGCTTCTTACAACCCTAACATGCACTTAAAAGATAGTTATTTAAACTATAATGGTAGTAAATCGGATTTCTTAGGATACGACAATGGAGCACGTAATAGACCTATTAATAGATACCAACCAATTCCTGGAACATTTGAAAACAAGCAACTTTTAACATCTCTTACCAGTAGATTTGATTCTCAATTGGGAGCAGAGGCTGAAAATAGTGGCGTGAATTATGACTTTGGTTTCACATTAGGAAATCAATATGAAGTTGGTGACAACAATAAAATTGGATACCAAGCATCCCTATCTTATAAAAACAAAACCACGCTTTACGAAGACACCAAAGATGGTTCTTACACAAGACATTCTGAAAACACCTTTAATGGTTTGGTTATAGATCGTACAGTCGAAGGAACTATTGGTCAAAACGAAGTGTTATTAAATGGTTTAGTTGGTTTAGCGTATAAAACCGATAAATCAAAATACAAACTAACTGCTTTACATATTCAAAACGGAGAATCTACTGCTGGTAAATTTGACCAAGTAATTAGTGAAGCTCAAAATGGTTCTGGTTTATTAGATGGTACTAATGATGTACTTCTATATACCGAAAGATCGATTACAAACTTTGCAGTTGCAGGTGATCATTCTTTAGATGCTAATTCCGATATAAAATTAGACTGGGTATTTTCTCCTTCTTTTTCTAGAGTATTAGATAAAGATCATAGAACTACTCCTTTAAGAATATTAGAAAATGCAGGTAATACCGAATACCAAATTGATGCAAGTTCTGTTGGAAGCCCGTTAAGAGTTTGGAGAACTTTATCTGAAGAAAGTTGGGTAGGAAACGTAAATCTAAGTAAGAAATACGAATTATTTAATAGACCTGCTAAATTAAAAGTTGGTGGTGGATACACGTTTAAATATCGTGATTTTAGCACCGACCAATACATCTTTGATGTAACCAATCAAACCGTTTTAAACGGAGATGTAAATACGCTTTTAGCGGAAGAAAACTTATGGACGCCAGCATCTCAAGAAGGTACTTTTTTAGATCCTAACAATGCATTTGACGCTAAAAATGCTTACGAAGGAGAATACAATGTTGGTTCTTTATATATTTCAAACGAATTTAACCCGACAGAGAAATTAAAAGCGATTATAGGTTTAAGAACTGAAAAATTTGACCTCTATTACACAGGTGTTACCAATGCAGGTGCTGTAGTTGGTGAAAACACCATTGATGCTTTTGATTTTTTCCCATCTGCAAACTTAATATATGCAGTTTCCGATAAAACAAACTTTAGAGGTTCTTACTCACGAACTACTGCAAGACCTTCTTTTAAAGAAGCATCTACTGCACAAGTTTATGATCCTACTACCAATAGATTTTTTATTGGAGGATTAGATAACAATACCTTCGATAATGTAAAACCTTCCTATATCAATAATTTCGATTTACGTTATGAGGTTTTCAGAGAAAAAGGACAAATGATCGCGGTAAGTGGTTTCTATAAAGATTTTAAAGATCCTATCGAATTAGTATCTTTTCCACAGGCATCTAACCAAATAACGGTTACAAATACAGGTGATGCTCGCGTATTGGGAGCAGAAGTTGAATTTAGACAAGCATTAGGTTTTATTGCTAATGCTTTAGAACATTTACGTTTTAATGCGAATGTATCTGTAATCGATTCTAAGTTAAAAATGACCGACAAAGAGTACGGTACAAGATTAGCTGCCGCTAGAGCTGGTGAAAACATTAAGGACACGAGAAACATGCAAGGGCAATCTCCGTTATTAATTAATGTTGGTTTAGACTACGGTAATGACGAGAAAGCTTTTAGAGCTGGATTATATTATAATGTACAAGGAAAAACATTAGAGGTTGTAGGTAATGGTTATGTAACCGATGTTTACACAAAACCATTTCATAGTTTAAACTTTACGCTTAACAAAGCATTTGGTAAAGACAAAAACTCGGCAATCGATTTTAAAGTATCTAACCTTTTAGGTTCAGACAGAGAAAGTGTTTATGAATCTTATAAAGCTGCAGATCAAATTTATCAATTACGTTCTCCTGGAACAGAAATATCTTTAGGCTATTCTTATAAATTCTAA
- a CDS encoding porin, with the protein MKLNSLLIAILLFAITSIRGQENQSPKFGKGLFNLVGKDSTFTMKIGARMQFLAISNWEDGEANESNFLVRRARLKFDGFAYSPKLKYKLELGLSNRDISGASEYTSNAPRYILDAVIKWNFHENFVLWFGQTKLPGNRERVISSANLQQVDRSLLNSKFNIDRDLGIQLRHHINITDTFIIKEALAISQGEGRNITSGNLGGHQYTGRIEFLPFGNFASQGDYKGSDLKREPTPKLALGVSYDFNNNAVKTRSNQGDYMVNEEGVFHETNISTLFVDAMFKYKGISFMTEYADRNADDVFFTNEEGDIDAVQIGSAINLQAGYLLKKDWEVSGRYTNIDWDKLTGNTNQSQYTVGLSKYFVGHKLKVQTDISHLEVTNGNNELMYRLQFDIHF; encoded by the coding sequence ATGAAGCTTAACTCTTTATTAATTGCAATACTACTATTTGCAATTACCTCCATACGTGGGCAAGAAAACCAATCTCCCAAATTTGGGAAAGGATTATTCAACCTAGTAGGAAAGGATAGCACATTCACCATGAAAATTGGAGCTAGAATGCAATTTCTTGCTATCTCCAACTGGGAAGATGGTGAAGCAAACGAATCTAATTTTTTAGTCCGTCGTGCCAGATTAAAGTTCGATGGTTTTGCATATAGTCCAAAACTAAAATATAAACTAGAACTAGGTTTATCGAATAGAGATATTTCTGGAGCTTCCGAATACACCAGCAATGCACCAAGATATATTTTGGATGCTGTTATAAAATGGAACTTTCATGAAAACTTCGTGCTTTGGTTTGGTCAAACCAAACTACCAGGAAACAGAGAGCGTGTTATTTCTTCAGCCAACCTGCAACAAGTAGATCGTTCTTTATTAAATAGCAAATTTAATATTGATCGCGATTTAGGGATTCAATTAAGACATCACATTAACATTACAGACACCTTTATTATTAAAGAAGCACTTGCTATTTCGCAAGGCGAAGGAAGAAACATCACTTCTGGTAACCTTGGAGGTCATCAATACACAGGTCGTATAGAATTTTTACCGTTTGGAAACTTTGCAAGTCAAGGAGATTATAAAGGAAGTGATTTAAAACGCGAACCAACTCCAAAGTTAGCTTTAGGTGTTAGTTATGATTTTAATAACAACGCCGTAAAAACGAGAAGTAACCAAGGAGATTACATGGTAAATGAAGAAGGTGTTTTTCATGAAACTAATATTTCTACTTTATTTGTGGATGCTATGTTTAAATACAAAGGCATTTCTTTTATGACAGAATATGCAGATAGAAATGCAGACGATGTATTCTTTACTAATGAAGAAGGCGACATAGACGCTGTTCAAATAGGTAGTGCTATCAACCTACAAGCAGGATATTTATTAAAAAAAGACTGGGAAGTTTCTGGAAGATACACCAACATAGATTGGGATAAATTAACAGGAAATACCAATCAGAGTCAGTATACCGTAGGTCTTTCAAAATATTTTGTAGGTCATAAACTAAAAGTACAAACAGACATTAGCCATTTAGAAGTAACTAATGGAAATAATGAATTAATGTACCGATTACAATTTGACATTCATTTTTAA